In Desulforhopalus sp., the genomic stretch CATGACCTCTCCAGTGCCGTTGAGTCCCCAATTGCCATCGAGATAGCCGCTGGCAAATTGTTGAATCAAGCCCATGATGATCCCCGCCACCACCGCCCCGAGAATCGAATCGAGCCCACCGAGGATAACGACGGGAAAGACGATGATGCCGAAGGCGTGGAGGGTGTCAAAATTAATGCCGGTGATATTACCGATAATCGCCCCGGCGGCAGCGGCACTGAGTCCGGCCATCGCCCAGGCCAGGCCAAAGACACGGGGTACGGAAATGCCTATGGACATGGAGGCCAGCTGATCGTCGGAGACGGCACGCATCGAGATACCGAGAGTCGACTTCTTAAAAAACCAGGAAAACCCGCCAATCATGGCAAAGGTGGTGATGACTCCGACCATCTGGGTCCAGGAAACCGATATACCGGCAAAGGTTATCGGGGTTTCCGGTAAAAAGTGGGGAAAGGAGAAATTCTCCGTGCCAAAGGGCGTCAAATAGATCAGCCCGTCAAGAATCGACATCAGGCCAATGGTTACCATGATAACCGAGATGATCGGCTCGCCGATCAATCGCCGCAGAAAGACCCGTTCGACACTCATGGCAAGGAAAAAGGTAATGACCATGCTCGCCAAGAAGGCGATATAAATAGGAATACCGACCCAAACCGTCAAGGCGTAGGTGATAAAGGCCCCGGCGGCAATGATCTGGCCGTGAGCGATATTCAAAACCCGGCTCGACTTGTAAATCAGTACAAAACCGAGGGCTGAAAGGGCATAGATCGATCCAACAACGATACCACTGACCACCAATTGAAAAAAATAGCTCATCGGTTCTCGTCCATTGTGTAAAAGCGGATGGTTGTATCGACCGTTGTTGTTTGGCCGTCCTGATACTGAAAGTGCGCCTCTACCCTTTTCTCTCTGACCTTTTCGTCATACAGGGCCTCGTACAGGTCCTCGTACTTCTCCCGGACAAACTTGCGACGGATCTTACCGGTCTTGGTCAACTCGCCGTCATCCATATCAAGCAGTTTATAGAGAATGGCAAAACGCCTAATCTTGAAATGGGGCTTCTCGGCATTTTCATTGATGTTTGCCACCGCGCCCCTGATCAGGTCGGCAACCTCGGGCTGCGCCGAAAGATCCATATAGGTACTGAAGGAGATCCCTCGGTCCTCAGCCCATTTGCCGACGACGATCGGATCAACATTGATAAGTGCGGCAACGAATTCGCGTTTGTCGCCAAAAATCACCGCCTCCTTGATGTACGGGCTGAATTTCAGGCGGTTTTCAAGGAACATCGGGCTGAACATCTCGCCATTACTATTGTGCATTACATCGGAAATCCGGTCAATTACCACCAAGTGGCCGTTGGCGTCGAGATATCCGGCATCACCGGAATGCAGCCAACCTCCTTCGAGCAACTCTTCGGTTTTTTCGGGAAGCTTGTAATATCCGGGAGTTACCGAAGCAGAGCGAGAGAGGATCTCGCCGCTTTCCGAGATACGGCATTCGGTGCCCGGCAGAGGCTTGCCGACCGTATCCGGCCGGACATCTCCGTCCCGGTGCATATAGGCAATGCCGACGATTTCCGTCTGGCCGTAAATCTGTTTGAGGTTGACGCCTATGGCCTGGTAGAAGGTGAAGAGTTCCGGACCAAGGGCAGCGCCACCAGTGTAGGCCCGGCGAATGCGGAGGAGACCGATCTGGTTGACCAGCGGACGAAAGATGATTTGTTTGCCGAGCCAGGCGAGAAAACGCAGTCTTCCGGGCATTGATTGGCCGGACATCCGATAGCCTGCCGCCTCTTCACCAATCTTCATGAAGTAGCCGTAGAGCTTGCGATTCAGCCAATACGATTCGTCGATCTTCAACCAGATCTGTGAGCGGATGGTTTCATAGATGCGCGGTGCACCGAACATGAAATGCGGACCGATCTCCTTCAGATCCTCCATGCTGGTTTCAACAGACTCCGGGAAATTCACGGCAATGCCGGTGGCCATGGCTACCCCAAAGGAATTCATCTGTTCGCCTATCCAGGCAAAGGGCAAAAATGACAGGTACTCGTCGGTATCCGCCAAGGGGTCAACCTTGGTGATCTGCAGGCCCATGTTGATATAATTGCGATGGGTCAACATCGCCCCTTTCGGCAGGCCGGTGGTCCCGGAGGTCAGGCAAAGATGACAGACGTCGTCGGGTTTCCCTGTGTCAACCAGGGATTCAAAGAGATTCGGCTCCTCCTGGTGGAGGTCGTGGCCCAGTTTATAGAGCTCATCGATAAACAGAAACCAGGGGTCGGTCTGGTATTCGCGCATGCCCCGGGGATCTTCGTAGATGACCCGTTTGACCTGAGGGATGGTGTCGCGGATTTCCACGATCTTGTCCACCTGTTCCTGATCATTGCAAAAAACAATGGTGACGCCGAGATAGTTGAGAATCCCACCGATTTCCGGCGGCAGGCTGGTTTGATAGATGGCCGAAGAAACACCGCCCACGGCCTGGGCACCGATGGCCATATACAGGGTTTCGGGGATATTATCGCTGATGATGGCAATCTTGTCGTCCTTTTGGAAACCGATCTTGCGCAGCCCCAGGCCGACCTTGCGAACCCGGTCGTAATATTGATTCCAGGTATAGTTATTCCAACACCCGAACTCCTTTTCCCGCAGGGCAACTTTATCGCCGGTCGCACCAACCCGCCACCTGAGAAGCTGAGGAATAGTGAACTGCATGAGATGATCTCTATTTTCCATAGGACAATCACTCCTCTCCTATATAGGCATCGATCACCTTTTGATTGGCGGCAATTTCCTGCGGGCTCCCGGAACCGATTACCGACCCAAAATCGAGGACATAAATCTGATCGGAGATATCCATCACCACGCCAAGATCGTGTTCGACAAGCACGACGGTTATCCCCCATTCTTTTTTTAAATCGAGGATAAAGCGGACAATATCTTCCTTCTCCTCAATGTTCATTCCGGCCATGGGTTCGTCGAGCAGGAGCAATTGCGGTTCAAGGGTTAGTGCCCGAGCAACCTCAACACGTTTTTGAACTCCGTAGCTGAGGTTGCCGACCGTCTTTTTGCGGTATGGTTCCAGCTCCATGAAATCGATTACCTTCTCCACATAGGCGCGGTTTTCCGCCTCCACCCGCGATGCCTTGCCAAAGTAGACGATGGCGTGGAGAATCGAGTATTTGAGATTCTGATGGCGGGCCAGAAGAAGGTTGTCGAGAACTGAAAGACCTCGAAACAACTCGAGATTTTGAAATGCTCGGGCTATTCCCATGGTGGAGATCTGGTGGGGCGACGCAAAGGTCAAGTCTCGCTGACCGTAGCGGATCGATCCTTGGGTGGGATGGTAAAATCCCGACACGCAGTTCAAAAGGCTGGTCTTTCCGGCACCATTAGGTCCAATAACCGAGGTTATACACCCGGGTTCAATGGACATATTGACATCTGTCAAGGCATTCAAGCCGCCGAAGGTAAGAGTAACATCTGAAACAGTAAGATGGGTCATAGAGTTCTCAGTATCAAATGATGAAACTGACTAATCGGCAGGACTCCCAACCAACAGCAACAGCCAAAACTCACTTGCTGTATCTCTAGGATACTAAAAACAAAGAGAAATTCAAGTTTATAAAATAGCGGTATAATAGCGGGCAAACACCACTATTATTCCATTGTCAAGAGATGGGAACGCAGGTTGATCTTTTGGTTTTTCAAGCCAAGTTTATCCCTGATATTAAAACGATGAAAAAGGATGGTGTTTTTCGATACAACAAGAATCTCAGCAATCTCCTTGTTGGTTTTGCCTTCTTTAATAAGACTGGCCACCCTGATCTCGACAGGGGTGAGATGGATCAACCCGGAAGCCATCTTACTAACAAAGGGTGAAATGATATTGTTGAGATTGGTTTCGAGGATTCTTGCCAAGGTCCTCTGCTGGGTGTCAAGGTGGCCATTCATAACCCGCTGCAGATAGGGTTTGACCAACTCTTCAACATTACGGAGCACCGCCTCTCCCAATTCCTTCTTGTCAACTTCCCTTTGGTGCAGCAAAACCCGCAGGGCGGTATTCACCTCTTCCAGGTGATGCGACTGGGCCTCCAATTCCTTCTCTCGTATTTTTAAAGCCTTTTCAGCCCGCTTCCGCTCCTCTATTTCCTGCTCCAGCTGAGTATTCGTTCGGGCCAACTCTGCAGTACGCTCAGCGACCAACTCCTCAAGAAGACCTTGATATCTATGCAATTCTTCCTCGGCTTTTTTCCGAGCACCGATATCACGCAAGGTAACGATAACCCCAAGCGGCTGGCCATCGCTGCCGGTATAAAGGGTTGAGCTGAGCTGCACATCAAGGACCTTGCCCTCGCGAGTCAGCCTCTTTGTCTCAAACAGACTGATTTTCTGGCCACTCTGCATTCGGCTGATTGCCTCTTTCGTTTCCGGCCAGCTTTCCTCGGGGACGAAATCGATTTGCTTACCCAGCAACTCCTCCCTGGACAGGTGAAACGTCTGCTCAAATGCCGGGTTAACGTAGGTCGCCATGCCCTGCATGTCATAGACGACGATCGGATCGGGAGAGGACTCTAGAAGCATTCGATAGCGTTCCTCACTGCCCCGCAACACCTCCTCGGTTCGTTTCCGTTCGGCCAGTTCATGGCTAACATCGGCATATAACCGTGATTTTTCCAGGGCGATCAAAGCCAGAGCGGCAAAACGTTCGAGAGTGGTAATATCCTCGCCACTGAATTGCCTGTCGACTTCCACATGGGCAAGACCAATAACCCCCACCATTTGATGGTCGTTTTTCAAAGGGATCCCGACAATCGAACGCAGTCCGTCGAGCACCTTGTCGGCAATCCGGCCGGGCCATGACTTGTAATCTTCCACCACCATCGGAGTTTCCGTCCGCCATACCCAGCCGCCCATGCCCTGACCAATGGTCACTCGCCGCCCCAGCTGGCTCTTGAAAAATCCCATACCAACAACCATTTGCATATATTCTTGGCCTGC encodes the following:
- a CDS encoding PAS domain S-box protein — its product is MDTRPTYAELEMLVEELQRESQRLKRAEAAFHRQNASLEALHETSLGLIDKLGKEELLENILERAASLSGTTHGYIYLLEAGQEYMQMVVGMGFFKSQLGRRVTIGQGMGGWVWRTETPMVVEDYKSWPGRIADKVLDGLRSIVGIPLKNDHQMVGVIGLAHVEVDRQFSGEDITTLERFAALALIALEKSRLYADVSHELAERKRTEEVLRGSEERYRMLLESSPDPIVVYDMQGMATYVNPAFEQTFHLSREELLGKQIDFVPEESWPETKEAISRMQSGQKISLFETKRLTREGKVLDVQLSSTLYTGSDGQPLGVIVTLRDIGARKKAEEELHRYQGLLEELVAERTAELARTNTQLEQEIEERKRAEKALKIREKELEAQSHHLEEVNTALRVLLHQREVDKKELGEAVLRNVEELVKPYLQRVMNGHLDTQQRTLARILETNLNNIISPFVSKMASGLIHLTPVEIRVASLIKEGKTNKEIAEILVVSKNTILFHRFNIRDKLGLKNQKINLRSHLLTME
- a CDS encoding AMP-binding protein, with amino-acid sequence MENRDHLMQFTIPQLLRWRVGATGDKVALREKEFGCWNNYTWNQYYDRVRKVGLGLRKIGFQKDDKIAIISDNIPETLYMAIGAQAVGGVSSAIYQTSLPPEIGGILNYLGVTIVFCNDQEQVDKIVEIRDTIPQVKRVIYEDPRGMREYQTDPWFLFIDELYKLGHDLHQEEPNLFESLVDTGKPDDVCHLCLTSGTTGLPKGAMLTHRNYINMGLQITKVDPLADTDEYLSFLPFAWIGEQMNSFGVAMATGIAVNFPESVETSMEDLKEIGPHFMFGAPRIYETIRSQIWLKIDESYWLNRKLYGYFMKIGEEAAGYRMSGQSMPGRLRFLAWLGKQIIFRPLVNQIGLLRIRRAYTGGAALGPELFTFYQAIGVNLKQIYGQTEIVGIAYMHRDGDVRPDTVGKPLPGTECRISESGEILSRSASVTPGYYKLPEKTEELLEGGWLHSGDAGYLDANGHLVVIDRISDVMHNSNGEMFSPMFLENRLKFSPYIKEAVIFGDKREFVAALINVDPIVVGKWAEDRGISFSTYMDLSAQPEVADLIRGAVANINENAEKPHFKIRRFAILYKLLDMDDGELTKTGKIRRKFVREKYEDLYEALYDEKVREKRVEAHFQYQDGQTTTVDTTIRFYTMDENR
- a CDS encoding ABC transporter ATP-binding protein, with protein sequence MTHLTVSDVTLTFGGLNALTDVNMSIEPGCITSVIGPNGAGKTSLLNCVSGFYHPTQGSIRYGQRDLTFASPHQISTMGIARAFQNLELFRGLSVLDNLLLARHQNLKYSILHAIVYFGKASRVEAENRAYVEKVIDFMELEPYRKKTVGNLSYGVQKRVEVARALTLEPQLLLLDEPMAGMNIEEKEDIVRFILDLKKEWGITVVLVEHDLGVVMDISDQIYVLDFGSVIGSGSPQEIAANQKVIDAYIGEE
- a CDS encoding branched-chain amino acid ABC transporter permease → MSYFFQLVVSGIVVGSIYALSALGFVLIYKSSRVLNIAHGQIIAAGAFITYALTVWVGIPIYIAFLASMVITFFLAMSVERVFLRRLIGEPIISVIMVTIGLMSILDGLIYLTPFGTENFSFPHFLPETPITFAGISVSWTQMVGVITTFAMIGGFSWFFKKSTLGISMRAVSDDQLASMSIGISVPRVFGLAWAMAGLSAAAAGAIIGNITGINFDTLHAFGIIVFPVVILGGLDSILGAVVAGIIMGLIQQFASGYLDGNWGLNGTGEVMPYIVLLVILLFKPHGLFGIHEIERV